The Perca fluviatilis chromosome 18, GENO_Pfluv_1.0, whole genome shotgun sequence genomic interval GGGTGTAATTGTATGTTTCAGGATCAACAAGAAGATTCCTCGAGGACCTCCTTCTCCCCCGGCCCCTGTCATGCATTCCCCAAGCAGAAAGGTACAGTTGTCTGAAATGTTAGAAACATTGTGCTTTTCAGTACTTTCATGCTATATTGAAACATCCAAATGAAATTCCCCTTGCATTGTCCAAAAGCTGTTGTGTTTAACAGAATCTCTCCCTTTGTTGTAGATGACAGTcaaggagcagcaggagtggaAGATTCCTCCATGCATCTCCAACTGGAAAAACGCTAAGGTATTGTGACACCAGAATTAATTTGAACACTTACGCTTTTTTGTAAATGTCAAACATATTGTGAGTAGGTCGTGCaggaatgtgttttgttttccaggCTTATTGTTTTAGTATTACATTGCATAAATATTAGATTTTTAGGACTCCAGGGGCCAGTTGCATAACACTCGGTGTAGATTCACAACTAAAACTGTGTGTATGTCGACGAGCATAAACGGATGTAGAAACTACCTTAAACATCTGTTTGCATATCAATACCTGTGTCTGGTCTACTACTCACCTGTCAATGAGAAATGGGCAAAGAGTGCAATTTTACCGACTGTGTCACATCGGCAAGGTTTTCCAACAGTGCCACAGGGCTATATGTAGCATCCATTACACTGATTCATTACACATTTCTGCGAACTTCTGCAATTTTCTGTAATAACAACCGCTTATCTCACATATAGCGGGTATAAGACATTGACTGACAGGAGCGCCATGCTTACCAAACGTAGTTACCAAACGTAATTGGCGCACAGCAGCACAGTGCACGAGGCTCACGTTCTGATCAAATAGGACTCAAGCTTCAGTTACTCTATTGCCTATTTCTcgcctcaaatgttttcagaatcaCAATTTAGTGTACCAGCCTGCTTCAAAACTGACCAAGCAACTTGCATGTGTTGCAATTACGTTGCTCTGATAGGTTGTAGGTCTGTacaattgcaacaaaaatgacatACATACTTGATATCAAACTAAACAATTTACGATTCAAAAACATACCCCTATTACTCGTGCGCCCCTCATACAAAATTGAAAGTGCATATTTGCATATCAATACTTGTGTCTGCTCTACTACTCACCTGAGAAATGGGCAAGGAGTCTTTACGATGCCACAAGGTCTTTACGCACGGCTGTGGCTATCTGTAGCATCTGTAACGCTAATTCATCACACATTTCTGCAAACCATCATCACAGTAATCTCAATCCTTATAGTTAATAACCACCAGGGCccagttgttttaaaaaagtttAATCTGAATCAGATCTGGAAATCCCatgttttgctatccaggatcaggTAATCCATATTTTGTGCCAGGAAAAAAAAGGTCCAAACTGTAAATACTAAAAACAAATGTTGGTCAACTTCACTTTCCTCCTTATCCTATCACCCACAGCTATCTCAGTTAAATCAAGGTGTACACCTGGTCTGAAATATGTGTGAGGTGCACAATTTCTCACTGCATATTgttccttttatttatatatatatatataatatatatatatatatatatatagatagatagatagatagatagatagatagatagatagatagatacatacatacatatacatacatacacacatacatatacacacacacacatacacacatatatatacatatacacacacacaccagtttaTGTGTGGGGGAAAAGGCGTATGGATGGTTTTTGTGCATATGCATTGTTTATACATCTGGCTGCAGATCTTGTCATGGTGATTCCATTTTAATTACCCGTTTTTTACTCTGCtcatttctttctgtctgtgtgcctaAAATCTTTCAGGGCTATACCATTCCTCTTGACAAACGTCTGGCTGCTGATGGTAGGGGGCTGCAAACCGTTCACATCAACGAAAACTTTGCAAAGCTGGCTGAGGCGCTCTACATCGCTGATAGAAAGGTACTCCACCATTGTCCCTGATGTATATATCTGGTTCAGAGTTGTTGCATTgcctaaaatatatacatttttacccATATTTTAATTACATAATGAAATGCTGATTTCTTCCATAGGCCAGAGAGGCAGTGGAGATGAGAGCCCAGGTAGAGAAGAAGATGGCccagaaggagaaggagaagaaggaggagaaacTGAGGGAACTTGCCCAAATGGCTCGAGACCGCAGGGCAGGGATCAAAAGTCACGGGGACAAAGGTGGGTCCTAAAGATAAGGGCCAAAATtgtatttagaatattttgtcGGTTTCTTATTTTTAGGCCTATGTTTGTGGTTTTCTGAGTGAGTGGAGCAGACTCTGTTGTCAGTGCAGTTGCCAGTTCCAAATCTGGAACACCAGTGGCATAAGTGATGACAACATTTTTCATCCTGCCAGTGTTGACAGGACCAGTAAGCTGTGAAATGATGTTTGCGCTTCCTTGCTTATAATTCACATATATCTTGAGAAGAGAAATCAGTGCTGCATGTCCTGTTTTTGTGCATGCTTTTTGAATTTAGATGCATCACATCGAATCAGAATGCAAAGTCTGAGTTTACAATTTGTTTATAAATTCCAAaatctgtcagctgtgggttgttatttttttttttttgcaagtttcCTGACCACTGGCATGTTTCTCTTGGCCTAATCTTCCCTCTCCTCTGTATCCCCTGCATCGCATTTCTTCCATTAACCCTTACTTTACCTCCAACATACTTTCACTCTTTCTCACCTGtcatttctctccttctctcttttcacCTCTGCTTTTCTATTGCACAATCTCATatcatctctctcccactctttcATCATGTggttttatgtctttttttaaatgttgatttttttgatttttttttgcaccCCATTCGCTCATCTTTCCATCCGTCCATCTCCCCCTGTCTCACACAGCAGGTGGCGAGGACACCGAGGTCAGGGAGCGTGACGAGATCCGTCATgacagaaggaaagagagacagcACGACAGGAACATTTCCAGGGCTGCTCCTGATAAGAGGTGCTGGACACGcactttaaacacactgcatgtGAACTCATTCCCCACCTTCTCctaagagatatatatatatatatatatatatatatatatatatatatatatatatatatatataatatatttttttttttttttaaaaacacacacacacacacacacacacacacacacacacacacacacacacacacacacacacacacacacagatgcactgCTGAATCATTCATGGGGCCAGCAGTAATACGGAACGAACGCAGCAGGATCCAACCGAGTACTTACGCAGTAGTCCTTGTCTGCAATGATCCACAgactgtttgtgtatgtattcgCTGTCGGCTTGTCAATTGATGGAATTGTGGGTCCCTGGAGGAGTGGTAGGAAGTGAAATTCAGAGGAGAGCGCATTACAATCACAATTCCAGCTGTCGAACAGCAGAAACCTAGTTATCTTAAAATTACCTTTGACTTAACTTTGAGATTGCGTTGCAGAAGGACAGTCAAGATGTTAAAGTCACCAAGAACTTTTTTTATGATGTGTACATATTTCATTATAGATTAAAGCTTGTACATTTATGATTTTAGAAGTTACCTTATGTTGTACACATGCAAATTTCAGCCAGTGTcctattatttattatgtaataCATCACATTGAAATTACAGTTCCCCTCATGACTTCAGAGGTTTGATGCTACAGCACTAAAAGTATTAGGCTGGATACCAGACGAAATGCAAGTTTTATTTGCTCTGGCAGATACGTCTGCCCCACGCCCCCCCCTCGTTGAGACAGATTTCTAGCCGGCGATGCCCTGGGCGGATCAATCACGGCCGTTTATCTCACATATGGCGGGTTTAAGACGATGGCTGACAGAGGAGCGTCATGCCTACCAAACGTAGTTACCGAACGTAACTGGCGCACAGCAGCGCAATGCACGAGTCTCACGAAACTGTCAAATGGCTTGATCAAATAGGAATCGCGATTCAGTTACTGTATTGCCTATTTCTcgcctcaaatgttttcagaatccCATTTTGCTGTTTAGCTTCAAtctgagaaagtttgtaaccaGGTTTCAAAACCGACCAAGCACTGACCAAGCAACTTGCATGTGTCGCTCAGAGCTACGTTgtttcgttgctctgattggttgtagctgTATTCAATTGCATCTAGAGCTGGGCGATCTGGTAAAAatctaatatcacgatattgttgaccaaatacctcaatatcgatattgcagcaatattgtagggttgacaattggtgcttactAAAAATATTTAcgcaatgagatttttgataattatcattaatgtgtatataataactaagtgggtaaaggcaaataatagaaagttaaaaaaaatgacatcactttactgtaatacagccaTTAAAACCAGGGACGGataacacttgtgtcatatcacgatattacaatatccaataTCTAAGACAATATCCAGTCtcatcacgatattgatataatattgatatattgcccagccctaattgcaTCCAGAGGCATTTTGGTCTGCGCCTGTTGATAACGCCCCATGGAAATGGAAAAATAACTGAGAAGTTTCATACTAAAACGCATTTGCATTCATAAAAATATCGCATTCTTTGTAGAAATGTAATAGTATTAATGAAAGTTGTTATATATAGCATATATTattagggctgccacctcttagtcgactaatcggtcgttttggtcttagtcgactcagatttctttagttgataagtcatttttttatgcttattcatgcttaattactaatttccaagaaacttatcagcacatttatggtaaacacaagatttaaagtggtgcttttgcaggattaattgtggagaaactcagttttacagatggttaattaactacatttatattgtgcttttctagtcttaaccacctctgAAAGCGCACcgctctgtcaattaaatcaactaatcgattagtcgacaaaatgaTATGTgtgaatttctttagtcgaggacagccctataTATTATGTTTcctatgtttttatgttgtgtgtgtgtgtgtgattagttTATGCCATGAATCTTTGCTAAATTTCAGACATTGTTCTTTTTTCCAGGTCGAAGCTGCAGAGAGATCAGGACAGGGACATTAGCGAGCTCATCGCTCTGGGCGTGCCCAACCCTCGTTCTGCCAGTGAGGCGCAGTATGACCAGCGACTCTTCAATCAGAGCAAGGTTGGAACAGATCATAACCTACTTTACTACATCAATATAGACTTAGATGATTTGTGTTAACTGGACAAAAATATCAACATGTACAAGACTCAATACCCAGCTCTGCAACATGAGGAAACATTCCCAAAATAGAGTTACAGCATGTCAAaatgtacactaccggtcaaaagtttggggtcacttagaaatttccattccactccattatagacagaatacccgctgagatcagttgcattgtttttttaaccagggcagcagttttcagattacattatgtgtttacataattgcaaaagggttctccaatgttttctcagttagccttttcaAATTATATccgattagtaaacagaatgtgcctgtGGAACATtggatggatgaatggttgcttataatgggcaatgtagatattgcattaaagatcagccacttctttctacaacagtcgagaaccctttacTAGAGAACTTTAGACCAATAGTGTAAGGTAAGAGAGACAGAGTTACCTGGTGTGGAGTTAAGGTCCCTCAAACATCTGTCCCAGTCGGCATAAAAAATGGTTGAGTTTCACTGTCGGTGTTGGGCGAAGTTGCACAGCCTCCAGTAGTTTGTGTTTTAGGGGACAGGCGGAAAGCCTCAGTTGCAGAACAATCTTGAGAGATGACAGTCTTTTCATAATATCTGAATCATTTGAGTCCCAAATACAAGAGAGAATCATAATCCATGTGacaattcctttttttcttgAGTATGAAGGGAAGCTATTAGGAATTAGGAAATCGTCTCAAAAGATGTAGATATTACCTTGTTGTAcatatattgcatattttcctgaAAGTCCCTCTTCCTTTCTCCCCGTCTCTTCCAGGGTATGGATAGTGGTTTTGCCGGTGGTGAGGATGAGACGTACAACGTGTACGACCAGCCGTTCCGCGGCAGCAGAGACATGGCTTCAAACATCTACCGGCCCAGCAAGAACATAGAGAAGGACGCCTACACAGATGACTTCGACACACTCATGCAGAACAGCAGGTACTATAGATTATTTACTTACTTTATTACCACTTCAGTAACAAACTACAACATATTATACATTTATATGACTAATTTGGCtattcaaatatttacattATCACATTGCTGTTCACTTTTTGTCATACATGACActaagggccgttacagagtcaacgcgagcaacgcgaacaagcaacgcgagcgacgcgctccctttcatagtctaaacagcGGACGCAAGAAGACCCAAGCGTCACGggcgatgcgtgaaatgcaataTACACGCCGCACACAGGATTGTAGAGTGCTCCACGGTGTTcggtcggcagagccagaccctcccggagagTGGCTCTCGTCAGGGAGCacagatatatacctatggtcagggagcagctggctggctgatttctttttatcagatgcttgtttccccaccagtacagtatgctacgattgggtagcactgaccaatacattgaTAAAAGGTCGCTTATAaatggtttagcaggttttaaaaatatatagatacatttgggtctctctctcgcctcttgaggagggcacacagcatagactACACACAACATTAATACataccgaaaaatgtgactcagtagtcctatgtttgaCGAAATTTTTACATATATAACACATGACTAAGTGTAGGATTCGATTCATTGTATGGTGGACATTGTCATCTTGGTAGCATCTGTCTTAAATTTTACAAAGCGCAACTCAGGAAAAAGCAATGAAAAGTTTGTGctcacttttatttcatttttgagAAACCATGTGCATAATTGCATATTAAGGGAGTGAATGTGATGTGAACCATTATAACTATGCTTTGTAATTAAGGTTAATAACTTTGTAGATGCTATAGCTGGGATTCCCCTACATATTAAGCCcaagacacaccaagccgataatcggccgttggtcagtgactcgagtctgttcggtgtgtgccgtcgtccgtccgaggggctgtcggccttcattctggccgacctgacgtgttcagtcggagtcagggcagtcgggactcacccggaaatggcgagcggaatgagcctgactagagtctctcaaaatgtgatgaaaatcttttaaactgaccatagttgagctgaaatgaagacagattcagcaactgcattgcctatttctcgcttaaaatgttttcagaaacatgtttcagtgaactattttagtacaatatgagatcgtattatTCCGCATGATAAATGTTAATAAGGAAAAACACTTTTCTTAAACTTTAATCAAATGATTTACTGATTTGCTTAACTGGCTATGTTTGGAAGGCGATTATCTCTGGACATCAGCCAAATGAAGACTCTTCTGTAAGAGAGAACAattgattaaaacaaaatatttttgtcTGGAATATGGCTAAATATTGCCTTAAAAAAATGTGCAACCCATAGTGGATCACAAATACCCtagaaatccagagttctcgctatagcacaatttgaatttgctcagcgagtcactctggcattgagtaatgatgctcattatcTATGCctttgtagccgagctgcaccaatcacatcggtgtatctgatagaggcgggccagaggcgagctaaacagatgaccacagtttaatctaccagttagctccgctggtaacTAAGCGTATGGGTacgctctggatacgtcaccccgtgtattgttgtgattggtcgtagtgttatccaattgcatGCGGTGAGATTTTGGCTTGGTGCTGCCCCTCGAGTTatgccattttcattactcaatgccagacccttaatctttaagatttgggtctggatttccaggctagatCCCAAACATCTTGTTGGCCATTGCTGGTTtgaaaacacttttttaaatcaaattaaggACGGTTACATTTATCAGGCTACTTACATGACTGCTGAAGTGGTCACCTTCTCATTCAtaatcatataaaaaaaaataacaataaaatcttGACTCATTTTGAGGTCATTCTGGCTTTATTTTGAGGCACGAGGCAAGCAGGCACATGATGTCCCAGCAGGAGTCCTTGCCCTTGGGGCAGCCGCGCCACACTCCACTAACCGAGCATAGCCTGTCCCATATGTTTAGTCACCAGCTTGTCATTGTCCTCTAGGAATGTTTGCCTGACTGTAGGGAGTTACACTGTTGtgcaaaacattgaaaatcttTGATTTAAGCTAATTCCCTGAGACATACAAACCTGTGTTCCATGGAATAATCTGATATTCTGGATCCAGTCCTGTATTTCTTCTCATAGAAAATTAGAGCTACCTGCTAGCAGTTAGCTTTTAGTTTCAACACGTTGTCCTCTATCCTGCTTTGAGGATAActgaagacaaaaaacaaagattGTCAGTAAAAGAAACTATGACTTCGGTGCACACTGTAatgatcttttatttatttttttgcttttccttGCAACAAACAGGTTTGTTCCGGACAAAGAGTTCTCAGGTGCCGACCACGGGCAGAGGCGGGAAGGTCCAGTCCAGTTTGAGGAGGATCCCTTCGGACTGGACAAGTTCTTGGAGGAGGCCAAGCAGCACGGCGGCTCAAAGAGGCCGTCCACCAGCAGCCGCTCAAAGGACGACTACCACGACAAGAAACGCAGGAAGGAGTGAGAGCGGCCGGGCACAGACTCCACATAGGGCAGCCGCAAGCTTGTTCGAGGATGAAGAGGTAGTCTGCACCCTCTCAAAGGCTGAGAGGTGTTTTGATATGCTCAAGTCTCTATCAGAAATGATCTGTCAggttttctttcagtttgagagaaggtgatagatgtatttttttctccccttttttatttgttgtttactCGGCTCTATTCAGAATATGCTGAGGATTCAGTGTCATGCTTAATATGACATGAGTAAACACGTT includes:
- the snw1 gene encoding SNW domain-containing protein 1 isoform X1, with protein sequence MSLASFLPAPTQLSQDQLESEERLRAQTAYSTALVSSRREPPPYGHRKAWVPRSLEDFGDGGAFPEIHVAQFPLEMGRKKKTSNALAVQVDAEGKIKYDAIARQGQGKDKVIFSKYTDLLPKEVLNEDTPELQKPDEEAVKELTEKTRSALDKAVSQKIAAAMPVRAADKQAPAQYIRYTPSQQGVAFNSGAKQRVIRMVEMQKDPMEPPRFKINKKIPRGPPSPPAPVMHSPSRKMTVKEQQEWKIPPCISNWKNAKGYTIPLDKRLAADGRGLQTVHINENFAKLAEALYIADRKAREAVEMRAQVEKKMAQKEKEKKEEKLRELAQMARDRRAGIKSHGDKAGGEDTEVRERDEIRHDRRKERQHDRNISRAAPDKRSKLQRDQDRDISELIALGVPNPRSASEAQYDQRLFNQSKGMDSGFAGGEDETYNVYDQPFRGSRDMASNIYRPSKNIEKDAYTDDFDTLMQNSRFVPDKEFSGADHGQRREGPVQFEEDPFGLDKFLEEAKQHGGSKRPSTSSRSKDDYHDKKRRKE
- the snw1 gene encoding SNW domain-containing protein 1 isoform X2, giving the protein MSLASFLPAPTQLSQDQLESEERLRAQTAYSTALVSSRREPPPYGHRKAWVPRSLEDFGDGGAFPEIHVAQFPLEMGRKKKTSNALAVQVDAEGKIKYDAIARQGQGKDKVIFSKYTDLLPKEVLNEDTPELQKPDEEAVKELTEKTRSALDKAVSQKIAAAMPVRAADKQAPAQYIRYTPSQQGVAFNSGAKQRVIRMVEMQKDPMEPPRFKINKKIPRGPPSPPAPVMHSPSRKMTVKEQQEWKIPPCISNWKNAKGYTIPLDKRLAADGRGLQTVHINENFAKLAEALYIADRKAREAVEMRAQVEKKMAQKEKEKKEEKLRELAQMARDRRAGIKSHGDKGGEDTEVRERDEIRHDRRKERQHDRNISRAAPDKRSKLQRDQDRDISELIALGVPNPRSASEAQYDQRLFNQSKGMDSGFAGGEDETYNVYDQPFRGSRDMASNIYRPSKNIEKDAYTDDFDTLMQNSRFVPDKEFSGADHGQRREGPVQFEEDPFGLDKFLEEAKQHGGSKRPSTSSRSKDDYHDKKRRKE